A genomic segment from Triticum dicoccoides isolate Atlit2015 ecotype Zavitan chromosome 1A, WEW_v2.0, whole genome shotgun sequence encodes:
- the LOC119267221 gene encoding beta-glucuronosyltransferase GlcAT14B-like isoform X1, translating into MRIRGLAMSGGREVAISAVFTALLVVSILFLPSVLLTSGRLGPSSAKEWPFLAAAKDGGYYPVSFAYLISASTGDAERAARLLAALYHPANSYLLHLDREAPAEEHRRLAELVSGQPVYGRVGNVWIVGKPNLVTYRGPTMLSTTLHAMAVLLRVGRRWDWFVNLSASDYPLVTQDDLMEAFSRLPRDLNFIQHTSHLGWKIKKRARPVILDTALYEADRSELLRPSPNITTNRRGLPTAFKLFTDNSGRTASRECASEANAAVPFALFVDCFQETAGSAWTMLSRRFAEYCVMGWDNLARTLLLYHANLVSSPEFYFQTVACNSREFRNATVNSDLHFIRWDTPPKQHPLYLGPKDYRRMVLSSAAFARKFRDADLVLDRIDREILKRRPPSRDDDHGDHAASASVARHGGQFFSYGGWCSEGEVGLCSNPWEPSRKGAIKPGAGSRRLRVMLNKMLSGRNFRKQQCR; encoded by the exons ATGAGGATTCGGGGGCTGGCGATGAGCGGCGGCAGGGAGGTGGCCATCTCCGCCGTCTTCACGGCGCTCCTCGTCGTCTCCATCCTCTTTCTCCCCTCGGTCCTGCTCACCAGCGGCAGGCTCGGCCCATCCTCCGCCAAGGAGTGGCCGTTCCTCGCGGCGGCCAAGGACGGCGGCTACTACCCGGTGTCGTTCGCGTACCTCATCTCTGCGTCGACGGGGGACGCGGAGCGAGCGGCGAGGCTGCTGGCGGCGCTGTACCACCCGGCCAACAGTTACCTGCTGCACCTGGACCGCGAGGCCCCCGCCGAGGAGCACCGCCGACTGGCTGAGCTGGTGTCCGGGCAGCCCGTGTACGGGCGCGTGGGGAACGTGTGGATCGTGGGGAAGCCCAACCTCGTCACCTACCGCGGACCGACCATGCTGTCCACCACTCTCCACGCGATGGCGGTGCTCCTCCGCGTCGGCCGCCGCTGGGACTGGTTCGTCAACCTCAGCGCCTCCGACTATCCGCTCGTCACCCAGGACG ATTTGATGGAGGCCTTCTCGCGGCTGCCGAGGGATCTCAACTTCATACAGCACACCAGCCACTTGGGCTGGAAGAT AAAGAAGCGGGCGCGGCCGGTGATCCTGGACACGGCGCTGTACGAGGCCGACCGGTCGGAGCTCCTCCGCCCGTCGCCCAACATCACCACCAACCGCCGGGGACTTCCCACCGCCTTCAAGCTCTTCACCG ACAATTCAGGCCGCACAGCAAGCCGCGAATGTGCTAGCGAAGCAAATGCTGCAGTACCTTTTGCTTTGTTCGTCGATTGCTTCCAAGAAACGGCAG gGTCGGCGTGGACCATGCTGTCGCGGCGCTTCGCGGAGTACTGCGTGATGGGGTGGGACAACCTGGCGCGGACGCTGCTGCTCTACCACGCCAACCTCGTCTCCTCGCCGGAGTTCTACTTCCAGACGGTGGCCTGCAACTCCCGCGAGTTCCGGAACGCCACCGTCAACAGCGACCTGCATTTCATCCGGTGGGACACCCCGCCCAAACAGCACCCGCTCTACCTCGGCCCCAAGGACTACCGCCGGATGGTGCTCAGCAGCGCCGCCTTCGCCCGCAAGTTCAGGGACGCCGACCTCGTGCTCGACAGGATCGACCGGGAGATCCTCAAGCGCCGACCGCCGTCCCGCGACGACGATCACGGTGATCACGCCGCCTCTGCCTCTGTTGCTAGGCACGGCGGGCAGTTCTTCAGCTACGGCGGGTGGTGCTCCGAGGGGGAGGTGGGGCTGTGCTCCAACCCCTGGGAACCCAGCAGGAAGGGGGCCATCAAGCCCGGCGCTGGGTCAAGAAGGCTCAGGGTCATGCTCAACAAGATGTTGTCCGGAAGAAACTTCAGGAAGCAGCAGTGTAGGTGA
- the LOC119267221 gene encoding beta-glucuronosyltransferase GlcAT14A-like isoform X2, whose product MRIRGLAMSGGREVAISAVFTALLVVSILFLPSVLLTSGRLGPSSAKEWPFLAAAKDGGYYPVSFAYLISASTGDAERAARLLAALYHPANSYLLHLDREAPAEEHRRLAELVSGQPVYGRVGNVWIVGKPNLVTYRGPTMLSTTLHAMAVLLRVGRRWDWFVNLSASDYPLVTQDDLMEAFSRLPRDLNFIQHTSHLGWKIKKRARPVILDTALYEADRSELLRPSPNITTNRRGLPTAFKLFTGSAWTMLSRRFAEYCVMGWDNLARTLLLYHANLVSSPEFYFQTVACNSREFRNATVNSDLHFIRWDTPPKQHPLYLGPKDYRRMVLSSAAFARKFRDADLVLDRIDREILKRRPPSRDDDHGDHAASASVARHGGQFFSYGGWCSEGEVGLCSNPWEPSRKGAIKPGAGSRRLRVMLNKMLSGRNFRKQQCR is encoded by the exons ATGAGGATTCGGGGGCTGGCGATGAGCGGCGGCAGGGAGGTGGCCATCTCCGCCGTCTTCACGGCGCTCCTCGTCGTCTCCATCCTCTTTCTCCCCTCGGTCCTGCTCACCAGCGGCAGGCTCGGCCCATCCTCCGCCAAGGAGTGGCCGTTCCTCGCGGCGGCCAAGGACGGCGGCTACTACCCGGTGTCGTTCGCGTACCTCATCTCTGCGTCGACGGGGGACGCGGAGCGAGCGGCGAGGCTGCTGGCGGCGCTGTACCACCCGGCCAACAGTTACCTGCTGCACCTGGACCGCGAGGCCCCCGCCGAGGAGCACCGCCGACTGGCTGAGCTGGTGTCCGGGCAGCCCGTGTACGGGCGCGTGGGGAACGTGTGGATCGTGGGGAAGCCCAACCTCGTCACCTACCGCGGACCGACCATGCTGTCCACCACTCTCCACGCGATGGCGGTGCTCCTCCGCGTCGGCCGCCGCTGGGACTGGTTCGTCAACCTCAGCGCCTCCGACTATCCGCTCGTCACCCAGGACG ATTTGATGGAGGCCTTCTCGCGGCTGCCGAGGGATCTCAACTTCATACAGCACACCAGCCACTTGGGCTGGAAGAT AAAGAAGCGGGCGCGGCCGGTGATCCTGGACACGGCGCTGTACGAGGCCGACCGGTCGGAGCTCCTCCGCCCGTCGCCCAACATCACCACCAACCGCCGGGGACTTCCCACCGCCTTCAAGCTCTTCACCG gGTCGGCGTGGACCATGCTGTCGCGGCGCTTCGCGGAGTACTGCGTGATGGGGTGGGACAACCTGGCGCGGACGCTGCTGCTCTACCACGCCAACCTCGTCTCCTCGCCGGAGTTCTACTTCCAGACGGTGGCCTGCAACTCCCGCGAGTTCCGGAACGCCACCGTCAACAGCGACCTGCATTTCATCCGGTGGGACACCCCGCCCAAACAGCACCCGCTCTACCTCGGCCCCAAGGACTACCGCCGGATGGTGCTCAGCAGCGCCGCCTTCGCCCGCAAGTTCAGGGACGCCGACCTCGTGCTCGACAGGATCGACCGGGAGATCCTCAAGCGCCGACCGCCGTCCCGCGACGACGATCACGGTGATCACGCCGCCTCTGCCTCTGTTGCTAGGCACGGCGGGCAGTTCTTCAGCTACGGCGGGTGGTGCTCCGAGGGGGAGGTGGGGCTGTGCTCCAACCCCTGGGAACCCAGCAGGAAGGGGGCCATCAAGCCCGGCGCTGGGTCAAGAAGGCTCAGGGTCATGCTCAACAAGATGTTGTCCGGAAGAAACTTCAGGAAGCAGCAGTGTAGGTGA